From a region of the Castanea sativa cultivar Marrone di Chiusa Pesio chromosome 10, ASM4071231v1 genome:
- the LOC142612404 gene encoding uncharacterized protein LOC142612404: MLLWRIGASALPTKVNLSRRFDHIDSTCILCNNAEESPIHLFFGCPFTRAFWASACWGLRIETSSLVTDEDIIKLILIPPNSPFPSHDQWTISLNMALIIDEIWGTRNLIQFQEGIADIHLSKKNVQTRFLEYSRVFSVSSALPAVQPTPVWTPPPHGWIKLNVDAVLNSSKSALAVVARDHQGEVLYIWGCQHHLCSPSQAEASSILWAVKLALQEHWKSIIDEGNAQVCFDALSSQDHILDWNICTIINNIRSLSSSFVSCKFRWIKRNSNSAVHSAARIALNSCQQYCFNKSNIPPPLKSVCMEDSSLCSFVCV; this comes from the coding sequence ATGCTGCTGTGGAGAATAGGAGCTAGTGCACTCCCTACAAAGGTGAATCTGAGTAGAAGATTTGACCACATTGACTCTACATGCATTCTCTGTAATAATGCGGAAGAATCTCCTATCCACCTCTTTTTTGGTTGTCCTTTCACCAGGGCTTTTTGGGCTTCTGCTTGCTGGGGTCTACGCATAGAAACCTCCTCCCTTGTTACTGATGAGGACATTATCAAGCTGATCTTAATTCCTCCAAATTCCCCCTTCCCATCACATGATCAGTGGACCATCTCCCTTAATATGGCGCTGATCATTGATGAAATTTGGGGGACAAGAAACCTAATTCAGTTTCAAGAAGGTATAGCTGATATTCATCTTTCTAAGAAGAATGTTCAAACAAGGTTCTTGGAGTATTCCAGAGTTTTCTCTGTCTCAAGTGCACTACCTGCTGTTCAGCCAACACCTGTGTGGACCCCTCCCCCTCATGGTTGGATCAAACTTAATGTGGATGCTGTGCTGAATAGCTCCAAATCTGCCCTGGCAGTGGTCGCTAGAGATCATCAAGGTGAAGTCCTATATATTTGGGGTTGTCAACACCATCTGTGCTCACCATCCCAAGCAGAAGCTTCTTCTATTCTTTGGGCTGTTAAGCTTGCGTTGCAGGAACATTGGAAGTCTATCATTGATGAGGGTAACGCACAGGTCTGCTTCGATGCTTTGTCTTCACAGGACCATATACTAGATTGGAACATTTGCACTATTATTAACAACATACGTAGCTTAAGTTCTAGTTTTGTTTCTTGTAAGTTTCGTTGGATCAAGAGAAACAGCAACTCAGCTGTGCATTCAGCTGCTAGAATTGCGTTGAACTCCTGCCAGCAGTATTGTTTCAATAAGAGTAATATTCCTCCCCCGCTTAAGTCGGTCTGTATGGAAGATTCCTCATTGTGCtcttttgtttgtgtttaa